In uncultured Bacteroides sp., the following proteins share a genomic window:
- a CDS encoding 5-formyltetrahydrofolate cyclo-ligase has translation MDYSRKQQLRKLITERKRQLTENQLIDFSEKLFLHLESLPAFQKAKTILLYHSLKDEVRTHLFIEKWKEEKTILLPVVDGENLKLRIYKNSSDLRTGAYGIEEPTGTLFTEYDKIDLAIIPGVSFDEQGNRLGRGKGYYDRLLPNIKAYKIGICFAFQVSEEIPTEPHDTKMNLVITENGILNEK, from the coding sequence ATGGATTACTCAAGAAAACAACAACTCAGAAAGCTTATAACAGAAAGAAAAAGACAGCTGACGGAAAATCAATTAATCGATTTCTCCGAAAAGTTATTCCTTCATCTGGAGTCTCTTCCTGCTTTTCAAAAAGCAAAAACTATCCTACTCTATCATTCATTAAAAGATGAAGTAAGAACTCATTTGTTCATAGAGAAATGGAAAGAGGAAAAAACGATTTTGTTACCAGTTGTTGATGGAGAGAATCTGAAACTCAGAATATACAAAAACTCTTCTGATTTAAGAACCGGGGCTTACGGTATTGAAGAGCCTACCGGCACATTATTCACTGAGTATGATAAAATAGATCTGGCTATCATTCCCGGTGTTTCATTTGATGAGCAAGGCAATAGACTAGGAAGAGGAAAAGGATATTATGATCGGCTTCTTCCCAACATTAAAGCATATAAAATAGGAATCTGTTTTGCCTTTCAGGTCTCTGAAGAGATACCAACCGAGCCACATGATACAAAAATGAATTTAGTAATTACAGAAAACGGAATTCTCAACGAAAAATAA
- a CDS encoding S41 family peptidase, with amino-acid sequence MSTNKSSRFTPIIIAVSIVVGILIGTFYTKHFSGSRLGIINSSSNKLNALLRIIDDQYVDTVNMTELVENAMPQILAELDPHSKYIPAKDLEAANSELEGSFSGIGIQFRIQNDTIHVNSVIKGGPSEKVGLIAGDQIIKVNDTLFVGKKVTNDVAMSKLKGKKGSEVKLTVKRFGEKKLLSFKIVRGDIPVTSIYAAYMINKKVGYVYVNKFGRTTHVELLNALALLSQKDCQGLIIDLRGNTGGFMEAAIRMVNEFLPEGKLIVYTQGRKYPRTEEFANGTGSCQKMPIVVLVDEGSASASEIFSGAIQDNDRGMIIGRRSFGKGLVQQPIEFSDGSAIRLTIARYYTPSGRCIQRPYVNGNDENYEMDWLYRYDHGEFFSKDSIKLDKKLRYSTGLGRAVYGGGGIMPDIFVPQDTIGATSYYTSVMNKGLDIMFGFKYTDQNRNKLKQFKDANSLVNYLRNQNLVEQFVTFAEGNGIKRRNLLIQISHKLIEKRVYGRIIDSMLGQEEYIKYINQSDKTVLKAIEVLLNGQAFPTAPVKPKVLKKK; translated from the coding sequence ATGAGTACAAATAAATCTTCACGCTTTACACCTATTATTATTGCGGTAAGTATTGTGGTCGGAATATTAATCGGTACATTTTATACCAAGCACTTTTCTGGTAGCAGACTGGGGATTATCAACAGTTCATCTAATAAATTAAATGCTTTGCTCCGCATTATTGACGATCAATATGTGGATACGGTTAATATGACTGAACTGGTAGAGAATGCAATGCCACAAATTCTGGCAGAACTGGATCCGCATTCCAAATATATTCCGGCAAAGGATTTGGAAGCTGCAAACTCTGAACTTGAAGGAAGTTTCAGTGGCATTGGTATACAATTCCGTATTCAAAATGACACCATCCATGTAAACAGTGTAATAAAAGGTGGCCCTTCTGAGAAAGTGGGTTTAATAGCAGGCGATCAGATTATCAAAGTTAATGATACTCTTTTTGTGGGCAAGAAAGTGACGAATGACGTTGCTATGAGCAAGCTGAAAGGTAAAAAGGGATCAGAAGTAAAACTAACAGTGAAACGTTTTGGCGAAAAGAAACTGCTTTCATTCAAAATTGTACGTGGCGATATTCCTGTAACAAGTATATACGCAGCATATATGATCAATAAAAAGGTTGGATATGTCTATGTAAATAAGTTCGGTCGCACAACGCATGTAGAGCTATTGAACGCCTTGGCTTTACTTAGTCAGAAAGACTGTCAGGGACTTATTATAGACCTCCGCGGAAATACCGGAGGATTTATGGAAGCCGCTATCCGAATGGTAAATGAATTCTTACCTGAAGGAAAACTGATTGTTTATACTCAAGGAAGAAAATATCCACGAACAGAAGAATTTGCAAATGGAACAGGTAGTTGCCAGAAAATGCCAATAGTAGTTTTGGTAGACGAAGGTTCAGCTTCAGCCAGTGAGATTTTTTCCGGAGCCATTCAGGACAATGACCGGGGTATGATTATTGGACGACGTTCATTTGGTAAGGGATTAGTTCAACAACCTATTGAATTTAGTGATGGCTCAGCAATTCGCCTAACTATTGCACGTTATTATACTCCTTCTGGAAGATGTATCCAGCGTCCTTATGTAAACGGAAACGATGAGAATTATGAAATGGACTGGTTATATCGCTATGATCATGGCGAATTCTTCTCGAAAGACAGTATTAAGCTAGATAAAAAGCTGCGTTATTCAACAGGATTAGGAAGAGCTGTTTACGGAGGAGGTGGTATTATGCCGGATATATTTGTTCCTCAGGATACAATTGGAGCAACATCTTACTATACTTCCGTAATGAACAAAGGGCTCGACATTATGTTTGGATTCAAATATACCGACCAGAACAGAAATAAGCTTAAACAATTTAAGGACGCTAATTCTCTTGTAAACTATCTGAGAAATCAGAATTTAGTGGAACAGTTTGTCACATTTGCAGAAGGCAATGGAATTAAGAGAAGAAATCTGCTAATTCAGATATCGCACAAGCTAATAGAGAAAAGGGTATATGGACGCATCATTGATAGTATGTTGGGACAGGAAGAATATATAAAATACATCAATCAATCAGACAAAACAGTTCTGAAGGCTATTGAAGTATTACTAAATGGACAAGCATTTCCTACCGCACCTGTCAAACCAAAAGTTTTGAAGAAAAAATAA
- a CDS encoding dCMP deaminase family protein: MTINATDKKQRELDRRYIRMATIWAENSYCIRRQVGALIVKDKMIISDGYNGTPAGFENICEDEQNLTKPYVLHAEANAITKIARSYNSSDGATMYVTASPCIECAKLIIQAGIKRVVYSEKYRLEDGVNLLKRANIEVVYLNLTEESQL, encoded by the coding sequence ATGACAATAAATGCTACTGATAAGAAACAGCGGGAACTGGACAGGCGCTATATACGTATGGCTACTATCTGGGCAGAGAATTCATATTGCATTCGGCGCCAGGTTGGAGCATTGATTGTAAAAGATAAAATGATTATTTCTGACGGATATAACGGGACTCCTGCCGGATTCGAAAATATTTGTGAGGATGAACAAAATCTTACGAAACCATATGTATTACATGCCGAAGCAAATGCAATTACAAAAATTGCCCGTTCCTACAATAGCAGCGACGGAGCAACAATGTACGTAACAGCTTCGCCATGTATTGAATGTGCTAAACTTATTATTCAGGCAGGAATAAAAAGAGTAGTCTACTCTGAAAAATACCGTTTGGAAGATGGAGTTAATCTATTGAAACGCGCAAATATAGAAGTTGTATACTTAAACCTTACCGAAGAGAGTCAATTATAA
- a CDS encoding DUF4847 family protein has product MKTKILVLLLAILPILSGCNNTENVKGMITGKTWRLSCFMYNDDLITRYPNADEILKNNPNGFYLKFNENNTFYGQAINCSFSGTWSGDGKTNDFSMNITSIAGDDSQQVIATDFVKAVKAAYSYKGDDNILSIYYKYNGSNEHMVFKVK; this is encoded by the coding sequence ATGAAGACAAAAATTCTGGTACTGCTATTAGCGATTCTTCCTATCCTTAGCGGATGTAATAACACAGAAAATGTGAAAGGAATGATTACGGGGAAGACTTGGCGTCTGAGTTGTTTCATGTATAATGATGATCTAATTACCAGATACCCTAATGCAGATGAGATACTTAAGAATAATCCGAATGGATTTTATCTTAAATTTAACGAGAATAACACGTTCTACGGACAAGCTATAAATTGCTCTTTCAGTGGCACATGGAGTGGCGATGGAAAAACAAATGATTTTTCAATGAATATAACTAGTATAGCTGGTGACGATTCGCAACAAGTCATCGCTACAGATTTCGTTAAAGCTGTAAAAGCAGCATATTCCTATAAAGGTGATGATAATATTCTTTCTATCTATTATAAGTATAATGGTAGTAATGAGCATATGGTTTTTAAAGTAAAATAA
- a CDS encoding M3 family metallopeptidase — protein sequence MKKLTLTLALYCIMNMTQAQNPFLEKYTTPHGTAPFNKIKTEHFEPALQEGMKQQMAEIYAIVNNPEAPSFKNTIVALDKSGALLNRVQNVFGNLLSAETNDDLQTVAEKMMPLLTEHGNNISLNKKLFEKVKAVYSQMARLKLSKEESRLLQKTYDGFVRSGANLEGEAKVKYRALTSELSKLTLQYGQNILKETNNYELVITDKAKLEGLPESVLEAAALTAKEKGKEGWVFTLNAPSYIPFMTYCENRDLRKELYTAFNTQCTHDNEYNNFANVKRLANVRMEIAQLLGYNNYAAYTLKERMAENSDAVYKLLNQLVDAYMPAAEKELKDVKDLAKQTQGADFQVMPWDWAFYSNKLKDQKFNINDEMLRPYFELSKVKEGVFGLATRLYGITFKKNSEIPVYNPDVDAYEVFDKDGKFLAVLYTDFHPRAGKRAGAWMTEYKAQWKENGKDSRPHVSLVMNFTKPTENKPALLTFSEVETFLHEFGHSLHGMFANTTYESLSGTNVYWDFVELPSQIMENFAIEKDFLNTFAKHYQTGEQLPQELIQRIVDASNFNVGYACLRQVSFGLLDMAWYTRNTPFDGDVIAYEQQATSKTKLLPVMDNGCMSAQFSHIFAGGYSAGYYSYKWAEVLDADAFSLFKQKGIFNKEVATSFRENVLSKGGTEHPMKLYKRFRGQEPTIDALLIRNGIKQ from the coding sequence ATGAAAAAATTAACATTAACGCTCGCACTATATTGCATTATGAACATGACTCAAGCTCAGAATCCTTTTCTGGAGAAGTATACTACACCTCACGGAACCGCCCCTTTCAACAAAATAAAAACAGAACATTTTGAACCAGCTCTTCAAGAAGGAATGAAGCAACAAATGGCTGAAATCTATGCCATTGTTAATAATCCTGAAGCTCCTAGTTTTAAAAATACAATTGTGGCACTTGACAAATCGGGTGCATTACTAAACCGGGTACAGAATGTTTTCGGAAATCTACTAAGTGCGGAAACAAATGACGACCTTCAGACTGTAGCAGAAAAAATGATGCCGCTTTTAACTGAACACGGAAATAACATCAGTCTAAACAAAAAACTTTTTGAAAAAGTGAAGGCTGTTTATAGCCAAATGGCCCGATTAAAGCTAAGCAAAGAAGAAAGCAGACTGTTACAAAAGACCTACGACGGTTTTGTTCGAAGCGGAGCAAATCTGGAGGGTGAAGCAAAAGTAAAATACCGCGCTTTAACATCCGAACTAAGCAAGTTGACTTTGCAATACGGACAAAACATTCTGAAAGAGACAAATAATTACGAATTGGTTATTACCGATAAAGCAAAACTGGAAGGATTACCTGAAAGTGTTCTTGAAGCTGCCGCATTAACAGCTAAAGAAAAAGGAAAAGAAGGATGGGTGTTTACACTGAATGCACCAAGTTACATTCCTTTCATGACTTACTGTGAGAACCGTGATTTGAGAAAAGAACTTTATACAGCTTTCAATACACAATGTACTCACGACAATGAATACAATAATTTTGCGAATGTAAAAAGGCTTGCCAATGTCCGCATGGAAATAGCACAGCTATTAGGTTATAACAATTATGCAGCATATACGCTTAAAGAAAGAATGGCCGAAAACAGTGATGCTGTATACAAACTACTGAATCAACTGGTAGATGCTTACATGCCTGCTGCTGAAAAAGAACTTAAAGATGTGAAAGATCTGGCAAAACAGACACAAGGAGCCGATTTTCAGGTAATGCCTTGGGATTGGGCCTTCTACTCAAATAAACTGAAGGATCAAAAATTCAACATCAATGATGAAATGCTCAGACCATACTTTGAATTAAGCAAAGTTAAAGAAGGAGTCTTTGGATTAGCTACCAGATTATATGGAATTACATTCAAGAAAAATAGTGAAATTCCGGTATACAATCCGGATGTAGATGCATATGAAGTTTTTGATAAAGATGGAAAATTCCTTGCTGTATTATACACTGACTTTCACCCACGGGCAGGAAAACGTGCCGGTGCATGGATGACAGAATACAAAGCACAATGGAAAGAAAATGGCAAAGATAGTCGTCCACATGTTTCTTTGGTGATGAACTTCACAAAACCTACTGAAAACAAACCAGCTTTACTTACTTTTAGTGAAGTAGAAACTTTCTTGCACGAATTCGGGCACTCACTTCACGGTATGTTTGCAAACACAACTTACGAAAGTTTGAGCGGTACAAATGTTTACTGGGATTTTGTAGAACTTCCATCACAGATAATGGAGAACTTTGCTATTGAGAAAGATTTCCTGAATACATTTGCAAAACATTATCAAACAGGTGAGCAATTGCCTCAGGAATTGATTCAACGTATTGTTGATGCTTCTAATTTTAATGTAGGTTATGCATGCCTTCGCCAGGTAAGTTTTGGATTGCTTGATATGGCATGGTATACAAGAAATACTCCTTTTGATGGAGACGTGATTGCATACGAACAGCAAGCTACTAGCAAAACAAAATTACTTCCGGTTATGGACAACGGATGTATGAGTGCGCAATTCTCACATATTTTTGCGGGAGGATATTCTGCCGGTTATTATAGTTACAAATGGGCTGAAGTTCTTGATGCTGATGCATTCTCACTCTTTAAACAAAAAGGTATTTTCAATAAAGAGGTAGCAACTTCTTTCCGTGAAAATGTTCTTTCAAAAGGAGGAACAGAGCATCCAATGAAATTATATAAACGCTTCCGTGGACAAGAACCAACCATTGATGCATTGTTAATAAGAAACGGAATAAAACAATAA
- a CDS encoding sulfatase-like hydrolase/transferase: protein MKERFYFLLKIYALFILLFVIQKPLFMFYYHDLYHGCSFMDYLSVMWHGLPLDASISGYLTVLPGLFLIASLWLNPSITKWTFKIYYGIVAVVMGLIFVSDIVLYKYWGFRLDSTPLFYLKTPKDAFASADLITILLGVLAVIVAISALFFIFYHFLFKSEKKMKKPFYRRRTSIVLLLLTGFLFIPIRGGFSVSTMNVGWAYFSDKIELNHAAINPCFSLMESLSREQSFEDQYRFMKDNEAAVEFGKMKEKTSTDSIPLLFTTKKPNVIYIVMESFMSKVIQPLGGLPDVTPNINKLCGEGVLFTNFYANSFRTDRGLVSILSGYPAQPTTSIMKYPQRSQSLPSISKSVKKAGYTTEYYYGGDANFTNMRSYLLSQGFDQIVSDKDFPLAERMSKWGAPDNYLFNRVSSDFSGVQKEPFFKTIQTSSSHEPFDVPSHKFKDPYLNSVFYVDSCLGKFIDQFKHTKYWKNTVIVIVADHATHYPASITNHQVERFQIPLLIIGGAVKQPLKINTYASQIDIAATVLYQLGLPHKDFTFSKNILNPASPHFGYFTFPNGFGMTTKDNKMIFDCEANKVVLDKGEKKSANLKPAKAYLQSLYDDLSKR from the coding sequence ATGAAAGAAAGATTTTATTTTTTGCTAAAAATATATGCGCTATTCATATTATTGTTTGTAATTCAGAAGCCTTTATTTATGTTTTACTACCATGATCTGTATCATGGTTGTTCGTTTATGGATTATTTGTCGGTTATGTGGCACGGTTTGCCGCTTGATGCCTCAATTTCTGGTTATTTAACAGTACTACCGGGCTTGTTTTTAATAGCTTCTTTGTGGCTTAACCCTTCCATTACAAAATGGACGTTTAAAATATACTACGGAATTGTTGCTGTAGTGATGGGGCTTATTTTTGTATCTGATATTGTTCTTTATAAATACTGGGGATTTAGGCTTGATTCTACTCCGCTTTTTTATTTAAAAACCCCTAAAGATGCTTTTGCAAGCGCTGATTTAATAACTATTTTGTTAGGCGTATTGGCCGTAATTGTTGCTATATCTGCTCTCTTCTTTATTTTTTACCATTTCTTGTTTAAGTCAGAAAAGAAGATGAAGAAGCCTTTTTATCGCAGAAGAACATCCATTGTATTACTACTGCTTACAGGTTTTCTTTTTATTCCTATTCGGGGTGGCTTTTCTGTTTCAACCATGAATGTGGGATGGGCTTATTTTAGTGATAAAATTGAATTAAATCATGCTGCAATTAATCCTTGTTTTAGTTTGATGGAATCATTGTCACGTGAACAGTCTTTTGAAGATCAATATCGTTTTATGAAAGATAATGAAGCTGCCGTAGAATTTGGAAAGATGAAGGAAAAGACTTCTACAGACAGTATTCCATTGCTTTTCACTACTAAAAAGCCTAATGTTATTTATATTGTGATGGAGAGCTTTATGTCAAAAGTAATTCAGCCTTTAGGTGGATTGCCAGACGTAACGCCCAATATAAATAAACTGTGTGGTGAAGGAGTGTTATTTACAAATTTCTATGCAAATAGTTTCCGTACAGACCGCGGACTTGTTTCAATTCTAAGTGGATATCCGGCTCAGCCTACAACTTCTATTATGAAATATCCGCAGCGCAGTCAGTCGTTACCCTCTATATCCAAATCCGTGAAAAAGGCAGGCTATACTACTGAGTACTATTATGGCGGAGATGCTAATTTTACCAATATGCGCTCTTACCTGTTGTCGCAAGGATTTGATCAGATTGTCAGTGATAAGGATTTCCCGTTAGCAGAGAGAATGTCAAAGTGGGGAGCACCGGATAATTATTTGTTTAACCGCGTCTCTTCTGATTTTTCAGGCGTGCAAAAAGAACCGTTCTTTAAAACCATTCAAACATCCAGTAGTCACGAACCATTTGATGTTCCGTCTCACAAATTCAAAGACCCGTATCTTAATTCGGTGTTTTATGTAGACAGCTGTCTGGGTAAGTTTATCGATCAGTTTAAACATACTAAATACTGGAAGAATACAGTGATTGTTATTGTTGCCGACCATGCCACGCATTATCCGGCTTCTATCACTAATCATCAGGTAGAGCGTTTCCAGATTCCTTTGTTAATTATTGGAGGTGCTGTAAAACAGCCTTTAAAGATTAACACTTATGCATCACAAATAGATATAGCAGCAACGGTTCTTTATCAGTTGGGATTGCCGCATAAAGACTTTACTTTCAGTAAGAACATTTTGAATCCGGCATCGCCACACTTTGGCTATTTTACTTTTCCAAATGGATTTGGTATGACTACTAAAGATAATAAGATGATTTTTGATTGTGAGGCGAATAAGGTTGTGCTTGATAAGGGAGAGAAGAAAAGTGCAAATCTGAAACCTGCAAAAGCCTATTTGCAAAGTCTGTACGATGATTTATCGAAAAGATAA
- a CDS encoding aminopeptidase P family protein: MFTKETYMNRRAQLKKTVASGLLLFLGNDECGMNYEDNTYPFRQDSTFLYFFGLPYAGLSAIIDIDNDKEIIFGDELTIDHIVWMGTQPTIKEKSERIGIPCTQSAKSIESYLKNAMAKGQKIHFLPTYRAEHKLKLMNLLGYLPKPEEASVPFIRAVVNQRNYKSAEEILEIEKACDVTADMHIKAMQMLRPGMRESDVAGALEDIALSAGGGLSFPTIATINGQTLHNHYHGNVVKEGDMLLVDAGAETAMGYAGDMSSTIPVSKKFTSRQKDVYDIQVASHLAAVEALRPGIPFKEVYELSSKVIVEGMKSLGIMKGDADEAVQAGAHAMFFPCGLGHMMGLDVHDMENLGEVYVGYDGEPKSTQFGRKSLRLGRKLEPGFVLTIEPGVYFIPELIDLWKGEKKFTEFINYDKLETYKDFGGIRNEEDYLITESGSRRLGKKIPLTTDEVEALR; encoded by the coding sequence ATGTTTACAAAAGAAACTTATATGAATAGGAGAGCACAGTTAAAGAAAACTGTTGCATCCGGTCTTTTATTGTTTTTAGGAAATGACGAATGTGGAATGAATTACGAAGATAATACATATCCGTTCCGTCAGGATTCTACTTTCCTTTATTTTTTCGGACTACCTTATGCAGGGTTATCTGCTATTATTGATATTGACAATGATAAGGAAATTATTTTTGGTGACGAGCTGACCATTGACCACATTGTGTGGATGGGTACACAGCCTACTATCAAAGAAAAGAGCGAAAGAATAGGAATACCATGCACACAATCTGCAAAAAGCATTGAATCATATCTGAAGAATGCAATGGCAAAAGGACAGAAAATTCATTTTCTGCCTACTTACCGTGCTGAGCATAAACTTAAATTAATGAATTTACTTGGATACTTACCGAAACCAGAAGAGGCATCAGTTCCTTTTATCCGTGCGGTGGTAAACCAACGAAACTATAAATCGGCAGAAGAGATTCTGGAAATTGAAAAAGCCTGTGATGTTACAGCCGATATGCATATTAAAGCTATGCAAATGCTTCGCCCGGGAATGAGAGAAAGTGATGTTGCCGGTGCTTTGGAAGATATCGCTTTGTCGGCAGGTGGCGGACTTTCGTTTCCTACCATTGCTACAATAAACGGGCAGACATTGCACAATCATTATCATGGTAATGTAGTAAAGGAAGGCGATATGTTACTTGTTGATGCCGGAGCTGAAACCGCTATGGGATATGCCGGCGATATGTCTTCCACTATTCCGGTTAGCAAGAAATTTACTTCTCGTCAGAAAGATGTTTATGATATTCAGGTGGCTTCTCATCTTGCCGCTGTTGAGGCTCTTCGTCCCGGAATTCCATTCAAGGAAGTATATGAACTTTCATCAAAGGTGATTGTAGAAGGTATGAAATCTCTTGGAATTATGAAGGGAGATGCCGATGAGGCTGTGCAGGCTGGTGCTCATGCAATGTTCTTCCCTTGCGGACTAGGTCACATGATGGGACTTGATGTTCACGATATGGAGAATCTGGGTGAAGTATATGTGGGCTATGACGGCGAACCAAAAAGCACTCAGTTTGGACGTAAGTCTTTGCGTTTAGGACGTAAACTGGAGCCGGGATTCGTGCTGACCATTGAGCCGGGCGTTTATTTTATTCCCGAACTGATTGACTTGTGGAAAGGAGAGAAGAAGTTCACTGAATTCATTAACTACGATAAGTTGGAAACTTACAAAGATTTCGGAGGTATCCGTAATGAAGAAGATTATCTGATTACCGAAAGTGGATCAAGGAGACTAGGAAAGAAGATTCCTTTAACAACTGATGAAGTAGAGGCGCTGAGATAA
- a CDS encoding DMT family transporter yields the protein MEKSSKAIVYASVAVLSWSTVATAFKVALKSLTYFELLLIASCTALLIFSIVLLAQRKLSLVRSLTVKEWVRFACIGLLNPVAYYLILFKAYSLLPAQIAQPINYSWPILLLIMLAVFTRRPIPLPKYVGLILSLLGVLFVSLGAGKSSISGISVSGILLDTLSAVLWATYWMINNKYKGTDGIVSLFMGFLFGTIYLLLGAMFVGVNVHNVSSLLAGMYVGAFEIGVPFIFFGLAIRTTNNPALVNQLCYLAPFMSLFFISIVLGEQIYISTYIGLLLIVGGIVFNQYLADKMTWKLYRVIVKHRITHRVYSN from the coding sequence ATGGAGAAAAGTTCTAAAGCCATAGTTTATGCAAGTGTGGCTGTTTTGAGTTGGTCAACAGTGGCTACCGCTTTTAAGGTTGCCTTGAAAAGTCTGACTTACTTTGAGTTGCTGTTAATAGCCAGTTGCACTGCATTACTTATTTTTTCAATTGTACTTCTTGCTCAAAGAAAGCTAAGTCTGGTTCGTTCATTGACGGTGAAGGAATGGGTGCGTTTTGCCTGTATCGGATTGTTGAATCCGGTAGCCTATTACCTTATACTGTTTAAGGCCTATTCTCTGCTTCCGGCTCAGATAGCCCAACCAATAAACTATTCGTGGCCTATTCTTTTGCTAATTATGCTGGCTGTTTTTACGCGCCGCCCCATTCCGCTACCAAAGTACGTGGGACTGATTCTTTCCCTTTTAGGAGTATTGTTTGTTTCTTTGGGAGCAGGCAAATCCTCAATCAGCGGAATTTCAGTTTCCGGAATATTGCTTGATACATTAAGCGCCGTGTTGTGGGCAACATATTGGATGATAAACAATAAGTATAAAGGTACAGATGGAATAGTATCCCTTTTTATGGGTTTCCTTTTCGGAACAATCTACTTGCTTCTCGGAGCAATGTTTGTAGGAGTAAATGTGCACAATGTTTCAAGTCTTCTGGCTGGAATGTATGTCGGTGCTTTTGAGATTGGTGTTCCGTTTATATTCTTCGGACTGGCAATCCGTACAACCAACAATCCTGCACTGGTCAACCAGCTTTGCTATCTGGCTCCGTTCATGTCCTTATTCTTTATAAGCATCGTACTGGGCGAACAGATTTATATTTCCACTTACATTGGTCTGTTGCTCATTGTGGGAGGCATTGTCTTCAACCAATATCTGGCAGATAAAATGACGTGGAAACTTTATAGGGTAATAGTGAAACATCGTATTACTCATAGAGTATATTCAAACTAA
- a CDS encoding flavodoxin family protein produces the protein MKVLAFNGSPRKNWNTATLLNKALEGAALQGAETELIHLYDLNYKGCKSCFACKTKGGKSYGKCPVKDDLTAIYKKVEEADAIIFGSPIYFGRISGEMASFMERLLFPYLVYSKTEPTLFPKKINAGFIYTMNAPENEEILKLYEHNWILNEFGLKRIFGASESLCSFDTYQFDDYSKVAVTLFDPEMKAKRREEEFPKDCAKAFDMGVRFATEGIIDSKIV, from the coding sequence ATGAAAGTATTAGCATTCAATGGAAGCCCAAGAAAAAACTGGAACACAGCAACATTACTGAATAAAGCATTAGAAGGTGCTGCATTACAAGGAGCCGAGACCGAACTGATTCATCTTTACGATCTTAACTATAAAGGATGTAAGAGTTGTTTCGCTTGTAAAACCAAAGGTGGTAAGAGTTATGGCAAATGCCCGGTAAAAGATGACCTAACAGCAATCTACAAAAAAGTAGAGGAAGCTGATGCAATTATATTTGGATCTCCAATTTATTTTGGAAGGATTAGTGGTGAGATGGCATCCTTCATGGAACGCCTGCTATTTCCGTACCTTGTATATAGCAAAACTGAACCAACCCTTTTCCCGAAGAAAATTAACGCTGGGTTTATTTATACAATGAATGCACCTGAGAATGAAGAGATATTAAAACTTTATGAACATAACTGGATTCTCAATGAATTTGGACTAAAACGCATATTCGGAGCTTCCGAATCATTGTGTAGTTTTGATACGTACCAGTTTGATGATTATTCTAAAGTAGCCGTAACATTATTTGATCCGGAAATGAAAGCCAAAAGAAGAGAAGAAGAATTTCCTAAGGATTGCGCAAAAGCATTCGACATGGGAGTAAGATTCGCAACGGAAGGTATTATAGATTCTAAAATCGTATAA
- a CDS encoding helix-turn-helix domain-containing protein has product MKKEVSYEKDKACRQALLAIKDTMELLSGKWKIQIIGTLMEKGKLRFMDLLREVDGIAAKMLSKELQDLEMNELVKRTVCNTKPITVEYEITDYGRTLETIIIEITNWGIEHRKKLFEKPE; this is encoded by the coding sequence ATGAAAAAAGAAGTATCATATGAAAAAGACAAGGCTTGCAGACAAGCGTTGCTGGCTATAAAAGACACAATGGAATTACTATCTGGCAAATGGAAAATCCAGATTATTGGTACTTTAATGGAAAAGGGCAAACTTCGTTTTATGGACTTATTGAGAGAGGTTGATGGCATAGCCGCTAAGATGTTGTCAAAGGAATTGCAGGATCTGGAAATGAATGAATTGGTTAAACGCACTGTTTGTAATACTAAACCTATCACTGTTGAATATGAAATCACAGATTATGGGAGAACATTGGAGACTATAATTATCGAGATAACCAACTGGGGCATCGAACATAGAAAAAAACTATTCGAGAAGCCAGAATAA